In Candidatus Pelagibacter ubique HIMB140, a single window of DNA contains:
- the tolB gene encoding Tol-Pal system beta propeller repeat protein TolB, translating into MIKKFIILIFVFFPIKALALIEVDITRGNLNPLPLAVSPLSIDETSRKNFEQILDKENIGSEISLIVENNLRTSGLFNPLDKKAFLQAPDIANLKPRFEDWNLIKAQALITGKVNFINDKLRVEFRLWDVLAAKEMMALAFTTVPTNWRRVGHIISDKVYERLTGEKGYFDTRIIYVAEEGPKTQRIKKLAIMDQDGANNKFLTLGNELVLTPRFNPASQMVTYLSYFKNMPRVYLLDIETGTQEVVGDFPGMTFAPRFSPDGKKIIMSFAKDGKSDIYTMNLETRLVERITNHPSIDTSPSYSPDGKYITFNSDRSGYQQIYVMKNDGSDVKRISFGNGLYGTPVWSPRGDLIAFTKLHKGKFYIGVMRTDGTGERLLTENYYQEAPSWSPNGRVLIFYRETKTNSKGEGFSAKLWSIDLTGYNERLITTETDASDPSWSALLSN; encoded by the coding sequence ATGATTAAAAAATTTATAATTCTCATTTTTGTTTTTTTTCCAATAAAAGCTTTAGCGTTAATTGAAGTTGATATTACAAGGGGAAACTTAAACCCTCTTCCACTAGCAGTCTCACCATTGTCAATAGATGAAACATCTAGAAAGAATTTTGAGCAAATTTTAGATAAAGAGAACATTGGATCTGAAATATCATTAATTGTTGAAAATAATTTAAGAACTTCAGGTTTATTTAATCCTTTAGATAAAAAAGCATTTTTACAAGCCCCAGATATAGCAAATTTAAAGCCAAGATTTGAGGATTGGAATTTAATTAAAGCTCAAGCTCTTATTACGGGTAAAGTAAATTTTATTAATGATAAATTAAGAGTTGAGTTTAGACTTTGGGATGTGCTTGCTGCAAAAGAGATGATGGCTTTAGCATTTACAACTGTACCAACAAATTGGAGAAGAGTTGGGCATATAATATCAGATAAAGTGTATGAAAGATTAACCGGAGAAAAAGGGTATTTTGATACAAGAATAATTTATGTAGCTGAAGAAGGGCCAAAAACGCAAAGAATAAAAAAATTAGCCATAATGGATCAAGATGGTGCTAATAATAAATTTTTAACTTTAGGAAATGAGCTTGTGCTTACTCCACGATTTAACCCTGCAAGTCAAATGGTTACTTATTTATCTTATTTTAAAAATATGCCACGGGTTTATCTTTTAGATATTGAAACAGGAACACAAGAAGTTGTTGGAGATTTTCCTGGAATGACATTTGCTCCTAGATTTTCACCTGATGGTAAAAAAATAATCATGAGTTTCGCAAAAGATGGAAAATCAGATATTTATACGATGAATTTAGAAACTCGATTGGTAGAGAGAATAACCAATCATCCTTCAATTGATACATCACCTTCTTATTCTCCAGACGGAAAATATATAACTTTCAACTCTGACAGAAGTGGTTACCAACAAATTTATGTAATGAAAAATGACGGAAGTGATGTGAAAAGAATTTCTTTTGGTAATGGTTTGTATGGAACACCAGTTTGGTCTCCTAGGGGTGATTTAATAGCATTTACAAAATTACATAAAGGAAAGTTTTATATTGGAGTGATGCGAACAGATGGAACTGGTGAAAGATTGTTAACAGAAAACTATTATCAAGAGGCCCCATCTTGGTCACCCAATGGAAGAGTTTTGATATTTTATAGAGAGACTAAAACTAATTCTAAAGGCGAAGGTTTTTCCGCTAAATTATGGTCTATTGATTTAACTGGGTATAATGAAAGATTGATAACAACTGAGACGGACGCATCCGACCCATCTTGGTCGGCTTTATTAAGTAATTAA
- the pal gene encoding peptidoglycan-associated lipoprotein Pal, with the protein MRLNKIFKNTLLVISAGIILTACATKKEVAVEAPKEETKEEVTKIEKIAGQMQGDVYVGTDSVKYLADGVADRVFFATNESILTTASRETLRAQAAWLRENSNITVVLEGHADERGTREYNLALGERRANAAKDYLMTYGVSSDRITVISYGKERPVDSGSNPLAWSKNRRSVTVKAN; encoded by the coding sequence ATGAGATTAAACAAAATTTTCAAAAACACGTTATTAGTTATTTCAGCTGGAATAATCTTAACAGCGTGTGCAACAAAAAAAGAGGTAGCTGTAGAGGCGCCAAAAGAAGAAACTAAAGAAGAAGTAACTAAAATTGAAAAAATTGCAGGTCAAATGCAAGGAGACGTTTACGTTGGAACAGATAGCGTAAAATATTTAGCAGATGGTGTTGCTGATAGAGTGTTCTTTGCAACCAACGAATCTATATTAACTACAGCTTCAAGAGAAACTTTAAGAGCTCAAGCTGCTTGGTTAAGAGAAAATTCTAACATCACTGTAGTTTTAGAAGGTCATGCAGATGAAAGAGGAACAAGAGAATATAACTTAGCACTTGGAGAAAGAAGAGCTAACGCTGCAAAAGATTATCTAATGACTTATGGTGTTTCATCAGACAGAATTACTGTAATCAGTTATGGTAAAGAAAGACCTGTTGACTCAGGATCAAATCCTTTAGCATGGTCTAAAAACAGAAGATCAGTTACTGTTAAAGCAAACTAA
- the ybgF gene encoding tol-pal system protein YbgF, which produces MRSLFRSTLFNLIIILNFFFSGIAYSDNHNIYEILDLIKKDLKTLERAVYSGSIEIESTTNNQSVSSLDNNSEDVLTRHLLKLSEVEEQFRELTNKFEEINFKLDKLSNRVSKLQSDNQIRFQDIENDLSSVNVIDSSQQLSSAPKIEKQILPGSSQPQDLGTISYKDMETSEENQQIQSVDTTASIVEETFQAEDKILPIDLTPKEQYEFATSFLKVGDYSTAERAFREFVLSNPEDELAGSAQYWYAETFRIRQLYTDAASAYLEGYQKYPKGKKAPINLLKLGVSMVQIGEKDQGCKMINGVELQYPNANQSVIQKAKYESKKFECVKQDS; this is translated from the coding sequence ATGAGATCACTTTTTAGATCAACATTATTTAATTTAATAATAATATTAAATTTCTTTTTTTCGGGAATTGCTTACTCAGATAACCATAATATTTATGAAATTTTAGATTTAATTAAAAAAGATTTAAAAACTCTTGAAAGAGCCGTTTACTCAGGATCAATAGAAATAGAAAGTACAACAAATAATCAATCAGTATCAAGTCTTGATAATAATTCTGAGGATGTCTTAACTAGACATTTGTTAAAGTTATCAGAGGTAGAGGAGCAGTTTAGAGAACTTACTAATAAATTTGAGGAAATTAATTTTAAGCTTGATAAACTTTCAAACAGAGTATCCAAGCTACAGTCTGATAATCAGATAAGGTTTCAAGATATAGAAAATGATTTAAGTTCTGTTAATGTAATTGATAGCAGTCAACAACTCAGTTCTGCGCCTAAAATTGAGAAGCAAATTCTTCCTGGAAGCTCGCAGCCTCAGGACTTAGGTACAATTTCTTATAAAGATATGGAAACTTCAGAGGAGAATCAACAGATTCAATCGGTTGATACTACAGCTTCTATTGTAGAAGAAACTTTTCAAGCTGAAGATAAAATTTTACCAATAGATTTAACTCCAAAAGAACAATATGAATTTGCAACAAGTTTCTTAAAAGTTGGAGATTACAGTACAGCAGAAAGAGCTTTTAGAGAATTTGTGTTATCAAATCCTGAAGATGAATTAGCAGGTAGTGCTCAATATTGGTATGCAGAAACTTTCAGAATAAGACAACTTTATACTGATGCTGCTTCAGCTTATCTCGAAGGATATCAAAAATATCCTAAAGGAAAGAAAGCTCCAATAAATTTATTAAAACTTGGAGTTTCAATGGTTCAAATTGGTGAAAAAGATCAAGGCTGTAAGATGATTAATGGTGTAGAGTTGCAGTATCCAAACGCAAATCAGTCTGTAATACAAAAAGCAAAATATGAGTCTAAAAAATTTGAATGCGTCAAGCAAGATTCATAA
- the tilS gene encoding tRNA lysidine(34) synthetase TilS — protein sequence MSLKNLNASSKIHKQLLNKLRDKRIYKIYNKFENNLKLNNDFTVAVSGGPDSLALAFFSKIYSIKKSLKIKYFLVDHKLRNNSSVEALFVKNLLKDFSIDLDILKWNGKKPKNNIQSLARKKRYNLLINQSKKFKINHILFGHHEDDVYENFLIRLLRGSGLKGIVSLDKTTLINNANILRPLINVEKKDLIYISKKVFNKYVEDPSNEDEIFTRVRVRNLIKNLESEGLDKSKFKLSISNLKSVDQSIQFFCEKNLKENSIISQNKVVLKEEFFNFPQEVLFRSFSKILQLVGKKYFPPRGKKITNILENLQSKITFKSTLGNCVIKKIKKTVIVYKER from the coding sequence ATGAGTCTAAAAAATTTGAATGCGTCAAGCAAGATTCATAAACAACTTCTTAATAAGCTAAGAGATAAAAGAATTTATAAAATCTATAATAAATTTGAAAATAATTTAAAGTTAAATAACGATTTTACAGTTGCTGTATCAGGTGGCCCCGATAGCCTTGCTTTAGCTTTTTTTTCAAAAATTTATTCAATTAAAAAATCTTTAAAAATCAAATATTTTCTAGTTGACCATAAATTGAGAAATAATTCATCGGTAGAAGCTTTATTTGTAAAAAATCTTTTGAAGGATTTTTCTATAGATTTAGATATTTTAAAATGGAATGGGAAAAAACCCAAAAATAATATCCAATCTCTTGCAAGAAAAAAAAGATATAATCTCTTAATTAACCAATCAAAAAAATTTAAAATTAATCATATTTTATTTGGTCACCATGAAGATGATGTTTATGAAAATTTTTTAATTAGGCTTTTAAGAGGTAGTGGTTTAAAGGGTATCGTATCTTTAGACAAAACGACTTTAATTAATAACGCAAATATCTTAAGACCTTTAATAAACGTTGAAAAAAAAGATTTAATCTACATCTCAAAAAAGGTGTTTAATAAATATGTAGAAGACCCTTCAAATGAAGATGAAATTTTTACAAGAGTGAGAGTAAGAAATTTAATTAAAAATCTTGAAAGTGAAGGTTTGGATAAAAGTAAATTTAAATTATCAATTAGTAATTTAAAAAGTGTCGACCAATCAATCCAGTTTTTTTGTGAAAAAAATTTAAAAGAAAATTCGATTATTTCTCAAAATAAAGTTGTATTAAAAGAAGAATTTTTTAACTTTCCTCAAGAAGTTTTGTTCAGGTCATTTTCAAAGATCTTACAGTTAGTTGGGAAAAAGTATTTTCCGCCCAGAGGTAAAAAAATTACTAATATTTTAGAAAATCTACAGAGTAAAATTACTTTTAAGTCTACACTTGGGAATTGTGTAATAAAAAAAATCAAGAAAACTGTAATTGTATATAAAGAGCGTTAA
- the ftsH gene encoding ATP-dependent zinc metalloprotease FtsH has product MNFKNLAMWGIIVFLTIGLYNMFKNPQSNIRGGNQIIFSDFLTSVENGEVLKVEIQGNNIKGVYSNGNSFSTYAPNDPNLIEKLSDKGVSISAAPLEEKMPSLFGVLLSWFPMLLLIAVWIFFMRQMQGGKGGAMGFGKSKAKMMNELKGKVTFNDVAGVEEAKEEVEEIVEFLKDPKKFSRLGGKIPRGALLVGPPGTGKTLLARAIAGEAGVPFFTISGSDFVEMFVGVGASRVRDMFEQGKKNSPCIIFIDEIDAVGRSRGAGLGGGNDEREQTLNQLLVEMDGFDTNEGVIIIAATNRPDVLDPALLRPGRFDRQVVVSNPDIIGREKILKVHVKKIKMAPDVNLRTIARGTPGFSGADLANLVNEAALLAARKNKRIVTLLEFEEAKDKVLMGAERRSMVMTEDEKKLTAYHEGGHALVSFNMPSYDPIHKATIIPRGRALGMVMNLPERDKHGYSIKYLKARLAVCFGGRVAEELIFGKDNISTGAGGGSGSDINQATQLARAMVTKYGMSEEMGPVEYGENQEEVFLGRSVTQTQSVSEEVAQKIDKEIRKLVDEGYNQAKKILTEKIDDLHKIAKALITYETLTGEEIENIINKNLYPKDKILENQDSKDDHDSALGAMGLKPKIVH; this is encoded by the coding sequence ATGAATTTTAAAAATCTGGCTATGTGGGGAATAATAGTTTTTTTAACTATTGGTCTTTATAACATGTTTAAAAATCCTCAATCAAATATTAGAGGAGGAAATCAAATAATTTTTTCAGATTTTTTAACTTCAGTTGAAAATGGAGAAGTTTTAAAAGTTGAGATACAGGGAAACAACATCAAGGGTGTTTACTCAAATGGAAATTCATTTTCAACTTATGCTCCAAACGATCCAAATTTAATTGAAAAATTATCAGACAAAGGAGTAAGTATTTCAGCAGCTCCGTTAGAAGAAAAAATGCCATCTTTATTTGGCGTACTACTTTCTTGGTTCCCAATGCTTTTATTAATTGCTGTTTGGATATTTTTTATGCGACAGATGCAAGGTGGAAAAGGTGGAGCAATGGGATTTGGCAAGTCAAAAGCTAAAATGATGAATGAACTTAAAGGCAAAGTAACATTTAATGATGTTGCTGGAGTAGAAGAGGCAAAAGAAGAAGTAGAAGAAATTGTAGAATTTTTAAAAGACCCTAAAAAATTTAGTAGACTTGGTGGAAAGATACCTAGAGGTGCTTTATTGGTTGGACCTCCAGGAACGGGAAAAACTTTGTTAGCAAGAGCTATTGCAGGTGAAGCAGGAGTTCCTTTCTTTACTATCTCTGGTTCAGATTTTGTTGAAATGTTTGTTGGTGTTGGAGCATCAAGAGTAAGAGATATGTTTGAACAAGGTAAAAAAAATTCTCCGTGCATAATATTCATTGATGAAATAGATGCAGTTGGAAGAAGTAGAGGTGCAGGTTTAGGTGGTGGAAATGATGAAAGAGAGCAAACTTTAAACCAATTATTAGTAGAGATGGATGGGTTTGATACTAATGAGGGAGTTATAATAATTGCAGCAACAAATAGACCTGATGTTCTTGATCCAGCACTATTAAGACCTGGAAGATTTGACAGACAAGTAGTTGTTTCAAACCCAGATATTATTGGAAGAGAAAAAATTTTAAAAGTCCATGTGAAAAAAATTAAGATGGCACCCGATGTAAATTTAAGAACTATTGCAAGAGGGACCCCCGGTTTTTCAGGAGCAGATTTAGCTAACTTAGTCAATGAAGCTGCTTTATTAGCAGCTAGAAAAAATAAAAGAATTGTAACTTTATTAGAATTTGAAGAGGCAAAAGATAAAGTATTAATGGGTGCTGAAAGAAGATCAATGGTAATGACTGAGGATGAAAAAAAACTTACCGCATATCACGAAGGTGGCCATGCTTTAGTCTCGTTTAATATGCCTAGTTATGATCCAATTCACAAAGCCACTATCATTCCAAGAGGAAGAGCTTTGGGAATGGTTATGAATTTACCAGAAAGAGATAAACATGGATATTCAATCAAATATTTAAAAGCTAGACTAGCAGTTTGTTTTGGAGGAAGAGTTGCAGAAGAATTAATTTTTGGAAAAGATAACATTTCTACAGGAGCAGGTGGAGGAAGTGGTTCAGATATTAATCAAGCTACTCAACTTGCAAGAGCGATGGTAACTAAATATGGTATGAGTGAGGAAATGGGTCCAGTTGAGTATGGAGAAAATCAAGAGGAAGTTTTCTTAGGTAGATCTGTTACTCAAACACAATCAGTTTCTGAAGAAGTTGCTCAAAAAATTGATAAGGAAATTAGGAAACTAGTCGACGAAGGATATAATCAAGCAAAGAAAATTTTGACTGAGAAAATTGACGATCTACATAAAATTGCTAAAGCATTAATTACTTACGAAACCTTAACAGGTGAAGAGATTGAGAACATAATTAACAAAAACTTATATCCAAAAGATAAAATTTTAGAAAATCAAGACTCAAAAGATGATCATGACTCGGCTTTAGGAGCCATGGGTCTAAAACCAAAAATTGTTCATTAA
- the folP gene encoding dihydropteroate synthase, producing MQRYYTRACNFYYGNQSKILVSKKKAIPLHQIKEISFDHIEIITRKSKKKISINQIKYLPNDLKKKVNLDLKKIKTKKKNFSNLEFKKVPNILGVLNLTPDSFSDGGKFNTKQRGISHAFKLYNDGADLIDVGGESTRPGSKIVNKEDEWKRINEILKSIVKKIPISLDTRKSDIMKNGIKLGVKLINDVSGLSFDTETINVLKKNKVPFVIQHTLGTPENMQKNPKYNNELLDIYDFFEEKIKLLRSKGIKHNNIILDPGIGFGKKLKHNMNLIRSVSIFHSLGFPILVGNSRKRFIRDISKKNDSFTRIGGTISSSLYLMTQGVQILRIHDVNEVMQAIKVFKEITNK from the coding sequence ATGCAAAGATATTACACAAGAGCGTGTAATTTCTATTATGGTAATCAATCAAAAATTTTAGTAAGTAAAAAAAAAGCCATACCATTACATCAAATTAAGGAAATATCGTTTGATCATATTGAAATAATAACTAGAAAATCAAAGAAAAAAATTTCAATTAATCAAATAAAATATTTACCAAATGATTTAAAGAAAAAAGTTAATTTAGATTTAAAAAAAATTAAAACTAAAAAAAAAAATTTTTCTAACTTAGAATTTAAAAAAGTTCCAAATATACTAGGTGTCTTAAATCTTACCCCAGATAGTTTTTCTGATGGAGGAAAATTTAATACAAAACAAAGAGGAATAAGTCATGCTTTTAAACTATATAACGATGGCGCTGATTTAATCGATGTTGGAGGAGAGTCAACAAGACCAGGTTCAAAGATAGTAAATAAAGAAGATGAATGGAAAAGAATTAATGAAATCTTAAAATCTATTGTAAAAAAAATTCCGATTTCTTTGGATACTAGAAAATCTGATATAATGAAAAATGGAATTAAATTAGGTGTAAAACTAATTAATGATGTTTCAGGCTTAAGTTTTGATACAGAAACAATAAACGTATTAAAAAAAAATAAAGTTCCTTTTGTCATTCAGCACACGCTTGGAACACCAGAAAATATGCAAAAAAATCCAAAATATAATAATGAATTACTAGATATTTATGATTTTTTTGAGGAGAAAATAAAACTTCTAAGGTCTAAAGGTATTAAACATAACAATATAATTTTAGACCCTGGAATCGGGTTTGGAAAAAAACTGAAACATAATATGAATTTAATCAGAAGTGTTTCTATTTTTCATTCATTAGGATTTCCTATACTTGTAGGAAATTCTAGAAAAAGATTTATTAGAGATATTTCCAAAAAAAATGATAGCTTTACTAGAATTGGAGGAACAATATCGTCATCATTATATTTGATGACACAAGGAGTTCAGATTTTAAGAATTCATGATGTTAATGAAGTTATGCAAGCAATTAAAGTTTTTAAAGAGATAACAAATAAATAA
- the glmM gene encoding phosphoglucosamine mutase — translation MAKKYFGTDGIRGAINSKNINGDMFFKFGLASGTYFKSQKKKKQTAIIAKDTRLSGYTLEPALVSGLASAGMHVYTLGPLPTNGLAMLTKEMKANMGIMITASHNPHYDNGLKLFGPDGMKLSDKIEKKIEALIDKKISNNLSSPEKLGRVKRLETGTKQYIKILKKNFTKEFNLRGLRIVIDCANGAGYKAGPELLKSLGAKVIAIGVNPNGLNINKDCGSTFPRKIRTAVKKYKAHIGISLDGDADRIIMCDEKGNIVDGDQIIAALAARWKNKKMLKGGVVGTLMSNYGLEKYLKSKRIKFLRANVGDRYVKEKMQKYKFNLGGEQSGHIILGKFATTGDGLLVALEVLFALRKGKKTSEFFQSFKKTPQLLENITVKDKNIINKPEIKKVIKLAEKLIHGKGRVLVRKSGTEAKIRVMAESDNKILLSRCVNMISKKIK, via the coding sequence ATGGCAAAAAAATATTTTGGAACAGATGGAATAAGAGGAGCTATTAATAGTAAAAATATTAATGGAGATATGTTTTTCAAGTTTGGACTAGCTAGTGGTACATATTTTAAATCCCAAAAGAAAAAAAAACAAACAGCAATAATAGCAAAAGATACAAGATTGTCAGGATATACACTTGAACCTGCGCTTGTTTCTGGTTTGGCTTCTGCAGGCATGCATGTTTACACATTGGGTCCTTTACCAACCAATGGATTAGCTATGCTTACAAAAGAAATGAAGGCTAATATGGGTATTATGATTACAGCTTCTCATAATCCTCATTATGACAATGGATTAAAATTATTTGGTCCTGATGGAATGAAATTATCAGATAAAATAGAAAAAAAAATAGAAGCTCTTATAGATAAAAAAATATCAAATAACCTTTCCAGTCCTGAAAAGTTAGGAAGAGTTAAAAGATTAGAAACAGGTACTAAACAATATATTAAAATATTAAAAAAAAATTTCACAAAAGAGTTCAATTTAAGAGGATTAAGAATTGTTATAGATTGTGCCAATGGTGCTGGTTATAAAGCAGGGCCTGAGTTATTAAAATCATTAGGCGCTAAAGTTATAGCAATAGGTGTAAACCCAAATGGTTTAAACATTAATAAAGATTGTGGCTCAACTTTTCCAAGAAAAATTAGAACAGCTGTAAAAAAATATAAAGCTCATATTGGCATTTCTTTAGATGGAGATGCTGATAGAATTATAATGTGCGATGAAAAAGGTAACATTGTAGATGGTGATCAAATAATAGCTGCTTTAGCTGCAAGATGGAAAAATAAAAAAATGTTAAAAGGTGGTGTTGTTGGAACTCTAATGTCGAATTATGGATTGGAAAAATATTTAAAATCTAAAAGAATAAAATTTTTAAGAGCTAATGTAGGCGATAGATATGTTAAAGAAAAAATGCAAAAATATAAATTTAATTTAGGTGGTGAACAATCAGGACATATTATTTTAGGTAAATTTGCAACAACTGGAGACGGGTTGCTTGTAGCTTTAGAAGTTCTTTTTGCTCTGAGAAAAGGTAAAAAAACGAGTGAATTTTTTCAGAGTTTTAAGAAAACTCCTCAATTATTAGAAAATATAACTGTTAAAGATAAAAATATTATTAATAAACCTGAAATAAAAAAAGTTATAAAACTCGCAGAAAAATTAATTCATGGTAAGGGAAGAGTTTTAGTTAGAAAATCGGGAACAGAAGCTAAAATTAGAGTGATGGCAGAAAGTGATAATAAAATACTTTTATCCAGATGTGTAAACATGATATCCAAAAAAATAAAATAA
- the thiD gene encoding bifunctional hydroxymethylpyrimidine kinase/phosphomethylpyrimidine kinase: MKPNSKILIIAGSDSSGGAGIQADIKTVTALGSYAMTAITAVTIQNTTGVKSIVGINPKEIFNQIVFTSKDIKPDAIKIGMLHSSNVIKMVIKALNLIKVKSIILDPVMVAKGGAKLIDNKAIKLLKSELIKKVSLVTPNIPEAEILTETKIISVEDMIYAANKLMEFGAKNVLIKGGHSKNKIVKDVFVNKKDIKIFNSKRYKTNNTHGTGCTLSSAVTTFVSCGKPAKKSCELGIKYVNSAIKTNPNYGRGHGPINHLTSIKVNKKFN; this comes from the coding sequence TTGAAACCAAATTCGAAAATTTTAATTATTGCGGGTTCAGATTCATCTGGTGGGGCTGGTATACAAGCTGATATTAAAACTGTTACAGCTCTAGGTTCTTATGCGATGACAGCTATAACTGCAGTTACAATTCAAAATACTACAGGTGTGAAATCAATAGTAGGCATCAATCCAAAAGAAATTTTCAATCAAATAGTTTTTACTTCAAAAGATATTAAGCCTGATGCAATCAAAATAGGAATGTTACACTCATCTAATGTTATCAAGATGGTAATTAAAGCATTAAATTTAATTAAAGTTAAAAGTATTATTTTAGACCCTGTCATGGTTGCAAAAGGTGGTGCCAAATTAATAGATAATAAAGCAATTAAGTTATTAAAATCGGAATTAATAAAAAAAGTTTCACTAGTTACCCCTAATATTCCTGAAGCTGAAATTTTGACTGAAACAAAAATCATATCTGTTGAAGATATGATTTACGCTGCAAATAAGCTTATGGAATTTGGAGCTAAAAATGTTCTTATTAAAGGTGGACATTCAAAAAATAAAATAGTTAAGGATGTTTTTGTTAATAAAAAAGATATTAAGATTTTTAATAGTAAGCGTTATAAAACAAATAATACTCATGGTACAGGTTGTACTTTATCAAGTGCAGTCACTACATTTGTATCGTGTGGAAAACCAGCAAAGAAATCTTGTGAGCTTGGAATTAAGTATGTAAATTCAGCTATTAAAACAAACCCAAATTATGGAAGAGGTCATGGTCCAATTAACCATCTCACTTCTATAAAAGTAAATAAAAAATTTAATTAA
- a CDS encoding adenylosuccinate synthase, producing the protein MKNIVVVGSQWGDEGKGKIVDWLSEQADVVIRFQGGHNAGHTLVIDGVTYKLRLLPSGIVRKGKISIIGNGVVVDPWALLEEIEEIKSKGVEVDVDNFIISESANLILPFHREMDEIREDTAGKSKIGTTRRGIGPAYEDKVGRRSIRVMDLRSEKNLDQRLDSVLIHHNAIRKGLGKKIFEKDQLKFDLLKIAPKILKFSQPVWLKIDQFKKQKKKILFEGAQGILLDVDHGTYPFVTSSNTVASSAATGTGCGPNSINYVLGITKAYTTRVGEGPFPTELTDEVGELLGTRGKEFGTVTSRKRRCGWFDGVLVRQTIKVSGIDGIALTKLDVLDELDEIKICIAYELDGEKLDYLPAAVEDQIKIKPIYKSFPGWKVSTSGIKNMDSLPDNAKKYIFAVEDFIGAKISSVSTSPERDDTILIENPFEA; encoded by the coding sequence ATGAAAAACATAGTTGTTGTTGGATCTCAATGGGGTGATGAAGGAAAAGGTAAGATTGTTGATTGGTTATCTGAACAGGCAGATGTAGTTATTAGATTTCAAGGTGGTCATAATGCGGGCCACACTCTTGTTATTGATGGCGTTACTTATAAGCTAAGATTACTTCCATCTGGCATTGTTAGAAAAGGTAAAATATCAATAATTGGTAATGGTGTTGTTGTAGATCCTTGGGCCTTATTGGAAGAAATTGAAGAGATTAAATCTAAAGGTGTAGAAGTAGATGTAGATAACTTCATAATATCAGAATCTGCAAATCTGATTTTGCCATTCCATAGAGAAATGGATGAAATTAGAGAAGATACGGCAGGAAAAAGTAAAATAGGAACTACCAGAAGAGGAATTGGTCCTGCTTATGAGGATAAAGTAGGAAGAAGATCAATAAGGGTTATGGATTTAAGATCAGAAAAAAATTTAGATCAAAGATTAGATTCTGTATTGATACATCATAATGCAATCAGAAAAGGACTTGGAAAAAAAATTTTTGAAAAAGATCAACTTAAATTTGATTTACTCAAAATTGCTCCTAAAATATTAAAATTTTCACAGCCTGTATGGCTTAAAATTGATCAATTTAAAAAGCAAAAAAAGAAAATTTTATTTGAAGGTGCCCAAGGTATTTTACTTGATGTAGATCATGGAACTTATCCTTTTGTAACTTCATCTAATACAGTTGCTTCGAGCGCAGCTACTGGAACAGGCTGTGGTCCTAATTCAATAAACTATGTTTTAGGAATTACAAAAGCTTATACAACAAGAGTAGGGGAAGGGCCTTTTCCAACAGAACTAACTGATGAAGTAGGTGAACTTTTGGGCACACGTGGAAAAGAATTTGGAACTGTTACAAGTAGAAAAAGGAGATGTGGGTGGTTTGATGGTGTTCTAGTAAGACAAACAATTAAAGTTTCAGGTATAGATGGTATAGCTTTAACAAAATTGGACGTTCTTGATGAATTAGATGAAATTAAAATATGCATTGCTTATGAACTAGATGGAGAAAAATTAGATTATTTGCCTGCTGCTGTAGAGGATCAAATTAAAATAAAACCAATTTACAAATCTTTTCCAGGCTGGAAAGTATCTACTAGTGGAATTAAAAATATGGACTCATTACCTGATAATGCAAAAAAATATATTTTTGCAGTAGAAGATTTTATAGGTGCAAAAATATCAAGCGTCTCTACTAGTCCTGAAAGAGATGATACTATTTTAATTGAAAATCCTTTTGAAGCTTAA